A region from the Dendropsophus ebraccatus isolate aDenEbr1 chromosome 1, aDenEbr1.pat, whole genome shotgun sequence genome encodes:
- the LOC138776095 gene encoding secreted frizzled-related protein 5-like, with protein sequence MTSSTVLLLLTGFFAGLCKAFDIGLSTRCVSIPKELGMCDDLGYTEMRLPNLMGHTTIPEVVSKTAEWHKLLQTGCHPYARMFLCSLFSPVCLDRFIQPCRSMCEAVRDSCAPVLACHDQSWPESLNCDRFPAGDDMCLDNLSKEYQYIYKELPKPTCQGCPLIEESYSYRGALEAFCDNDFAVKVKLAKRKFASGHHEYVTDGHVDFIKQGMLLPYDTRNLIEQWLRINENCAHRMIRHSRSMVYIFAGDIHNGQVVVNRVFHWQKKDSHLNLATRKWRLHKC encoded by the exons ATGACCTCTTCCACTGTCCTCCTGCTCCTTACTGGCTTCTTTGCTGGACTATGCAAGGCATTTGATATTGGATTATCCACAAGATGTGTCTCTATACCAAAAGAACTAGGTATGTGCGATGACCTTGGCTACACAGAGATGAGGCTTCCAAACCTGATGGGGCATACCACCATCCCTGAAGTTGTGTCCAAGACTGCAGAGTGGCACAAACTTTTACAAACTGGCTGCCACCCATATGCCCGAATGTTCCTGTGTTCCTTGTTTTCTCCAGTTTGCCTTGACAG GTTTATTCAGCCTTGTCGTAGTATGTGTGAGGCTGTAAGAGACAGCTGTGCCCCTGTGCTAGCATGTCATGATCAATCCTGGCCTGAAAGCCTGAACTGCGATCGCTTTCCAGCTGGTGACGATATGTGCCTGGACAACCTGAGTAAAGAATACCAGTATATATACAAAG AACTGCCTAAACCAACATGCCAAGGCTGTCCGCTGATTGAGGAATCCTATTCCTACAGAGGTGCCTTGGAAGCTTTTTGTGACAATGACTTTG CTGTCAAAGTAAAGTTGGCAAAAAGAAAGTTTGCTTCCGGACATCATGAATATGTGACCGATGGCCATGTTGATTTTATTAAACAGGGAATGCTACTTCCATATGACACACGCAACCTAATAGAACAATGGCTGAGGATAAATGAAAACTGTGCCCACAGGATGATCCGTCACTCCAGGTCCATGGTATACATTTTTGCTGGAGACATCCACAATGGACAAGTTGTGGTTAACAGAGTATTTCATTGGCAGAAGAAGGACTCTCATCTGAATCTGGCCACCAGGAAATGGAGGCTGCATAAATGTTAA